CTGAATTAGAGAATTAAGCATGTTAATTATGTACTTTACCTCAAATATATCAAATTAAATAAGACTTACTATTCTTAATGTAAGGTAGAAGAGAGCCCTGTTGCTCTGGATCAAGCTTTTAAGCATGTTAATTATATACTTTTACCTCAAATATCTCAAACTAAATAAGACTTACTATTCTTAATGTAAGGTAGAAGAGAGCCCTGTTGCTCTGGATCAAGCTTTTAAGCATGTTAATTATATACTTTTACCTCAAATATCTCAAACTAAATAAGACTTTAATGTAAGGCAGAAGAGTCCTGTTGCCCTGGATTAAGCTTTTTACTTGGTGAATGCAGAGCGACACATCAACGACCCTGGGAACCATTAGACATAACTGCTAAACAAAGCTATCATGGTCTTATTTGACAATTTTTAAAGgtacaaaatatgtttttatttagtttgttttaactTGCCTTTATGTAAATtgtttattggtttattttaaGTCTTAAGTTTACTTATAGATTAAATTATTAAACCTGCGGTAGGTAGAAAGTTTTTAGCATAATTGGGACTAAATAAGATTTGCTATTCTTAATGTAAAGGCAGAAGAGCCCTGTTGTTGGGTTAGCTCTTAATTTATCCCACCTGCTCCCAAAAACAGTATCATTTGTCACCTAGTTTATTCCTGTGTGGTAGGTTTAGATTAAAGCAAGCCTGCCAAGTTTCCACCATGAGTGTAGTTAATTGCATAAAAGCTGGTGCCAGCCTCATCTTTGATAACATGGCTTGTAATCTCCCCTGGGCCTAGTCAGATTAGAAAGTATCCGAATCCTATTATCCTGATGCACATGCATGATACACTTGCAGGGGGACAGGATGGAATCGGTCCTCTTTTGTTCACTCATTTTACTTGTCTAAAAAAATTGTTGGTTACACGAGGCCTTCCTGTTTTAGACTACACGGCTAGATCAAGCTCAGAGCCATCCGAAGAAGCTTATATCACAGAGGCCGATCACATGATCTGGGATCTGTCAGGCTATTTTGCTCAGCAGCAGTATTGTGGGCCCTGAAAATGTTGAAACCCCAAGCATTTGCTTTTTAtggttttgttctgtttcaCAGTGGATTGATTCACCATTCGTCTAAAAATCTAGGCCTCGTGTATGATACTGCCTCTCTGATAGAGGGCTTCTTTCAGGCTGGTGGAAAAGTTGAATTGTTTTGAGTAAATAAACCCAGGACAGACAGGGTGCCTGTCCTAGTTTGTTGTCTGCGGTCAGATATGTGTGATCACATCATATGACCAGTTTTCACTCCTGACACTAAGGAGAAGCATTCAGGCTCCTTAGTGCCAAAACAACACCCCACATCTCTCAGTGTCTTCTCACTCTGGCTCTATTTTTCTCACATTCtcacgttttttttcttctgtctgtccGTTCCTCATCAcgacacacagtcacacacccTACTCTGTGTTGCTTTCTGGTAATCCAGCGACTCCACGTTGTATAGTGCAGCGATGATCTGAAGTCCtttccacccccaccccccgtTACTGTCCACTCTCTCTCCAGTACAAAGGTTAGAGGTCACAGAGCAGGGTTGTCGTCATGGCATCTGGAAGTACGAGCAGCGAGGAGGAGCGGAGCCTGAGGGAGTGTGAGCAGTATGTGcagaaacacaacattcaaCAGCTGCTGAAGGACTGCATTGTCCAGCTGTGCACCTCCAGGCCGGACCGGCCCATGGCCTTCCTCAGGGAGTACTTCGAGAGGCTGGAGAAGGTTTGTGTGTGAACTTTTTTTGGTTGTCCTTATTGGTCAGTAGCATTATATACTCCCATATTACACCAGGCGGTTACTGTCTCATAAGCCAGACAATATTTGGCATcataaactgtatttatttacatttagtcagactatatttccttttttttatttctcaggcaaaaacaacaacacatgacaCAGTGGATGTCATAGATGAAGCGCTTTCTCAGTCATTTAGCCTGAAgcactttatttttctgtgatgtcatcaattACGTTTGTTAATCATATTTTGAATTAAAACTTCTATAACTttctaacttttattttttcattatcgTGTCCGAGAACAGCAGTTTGGCTAAGAAACACGCAGCAATAAcgaaaaaaaactgtaacatTAAGCGCAAGTTAATTAGCTTTCTAACTGGCATGAAATGTTTCTGCACATTTATGCGcatgacattttattattttctcttttcagtCGTTTTCTGTGTGTTGCTCGCTCTGCAGCGGTGCATAGTGAACAAAACACTGCATTACAGGATTGTTGTATAGTATACACATGCATGACTAGATGTTGGAGTGTACACATGCACTTGGATCAGACTTGCGGAAGCCGTGTTTCAAAACCGAATGCTACATTTACtaaaaaatatcagtttaaaacAAAGATAGGCAAAGTTAGTGATGCTTCAAACGattcattaaattaaattaaaacacacaactgCACATACATGAATTGTGTGCAAAAGACTTCTTGAAACTACTGCTTGTATGCTGTCAACAGCTAGAAAGATGCACTCATAGCTAGATTCTAGCTAACTAGCTTTTTAATTCAAGGTTGGATTTATTCTAGAATTATTTCATCCTTTTATaatttatcagattttttttcagatgctCGCCTGACGGTAACCTTTAAATCGTCttttagttgtgttttattgaaCACTTGCTGGAATGTAGTTTTCATTGAAATCTTATCTATAGGTTTATTGTTCTTTGTGTCTGTTTATGTTACTCTGTGTAGCACTTTACTGCACAAAAAGTGCTTTTATAAGTAACCCATGACCTAACTTTGGAGTACTGCAGCAGCTATAAACCGTGTTGTTCTCACTCcgtcccctccctctctcttctagGAGGAGGCCAAGCAGATCCAGAACCAGCAGAAGGCAGGCAGTTCCCGTTCAGACTCCCGCGATGAGGAGGTTTCTCCACCCATGAACCCCGTGGTGAAGGGTCGCCGGCGGAGAGGAGCCTTCAGCGCAGAGGTCTACACAGAGGAGGATGCAGCCTCATATGTCAGAAAGGTAGACAAAATGCACGCCTGCAAACAGCTACAAGAGTGTTGCAACACTTAAATCTACATGAACGATCTGATGCTATCAGTTTTATGAAACGTTGTGACATCTCTGTGTTGCTCTCTAAGGTCATTCCAAAAGACTACAAGACGATGGCAGCCTTGGCCAAAGCTATTGAAAAGAACGTGCTCTTCTCACACCTGGACGACAATGAGAGGAGGTACCTGTCTTAAacagtattgttttttttcaaggtCTTTATGAATAAAGTTTTGATGACAGCTGATCAACTCACAAATCTGCTCCTTTCCAGTGACATATTTGATGCAATGTTTCCAGTCACCTACATCGCCGGGGAAACAGTTATTCTGCAGGGTAGGTCGACATCTTTTCAGTGTTTAGTTGAACAAACGTTTATCCAAATCACTATGAGTAataggagtgccataaaaaagaataagaaaataaatttggaaataaaaagtggaataaataagtaaataaataaatgtggaaatataaagacaaaatataaaataataattataagcattttcattgatttatgtgtttgtttatttcagtatatatttatttatccatttaaaaaagtatatatttatttatttttttgcatataaattactaattttgtttatttgtatatttacaagcaaatatttattttcatataatgccatttatttatttgtatcccTTTGCTTTTCCTTATTCTTTTCCCTATTGCTTTTGCTATTCCTTGAAGGgccaagctgtcaatcaactggCTTTGGGCGGGCCTTCCTGCCCAGACTAAGTAGTCACTTCCTTCACACATATACTCTATACttttatatttcattacttctctttatatttccacatttatttggttattcttttacagatttgtttttgtttttatggcaCTTCTATGTCTCCATAAATCCTAGCATGTCTTGGTGTGATGCTAACGCTCTTGTTGTATGCACCCAGGTGACGAAGGTGACAATTTCTATGTTATCGACCAAGGGGAGATGGATGTGAGTATTGGATCCTCGTCATGATGTACAggaaatgtttatgtttttttttctcaatgttgCATTTTTAATACCTCGGTTTCTACCCCTCTAATCTGTCAGGTGTATGTGAACAATGAATGGGTGACCAGCATCGGGGAGGGAGGCAGCTTCGGAGAGCTGGCCCTGATATACGGCACCCCGAGGGCGGCCACGGTTAGAGCCAAGACCAATGTCAAGCTGTGGGGCATCGACAGAGACAGCTACAGGAGAATACTTATGGTAAGGAGGCGTTTTATTAGTACAAAAAATTGTTTAAAAGTTTTACGCACTTATATACTAACAAAACTATCTTTCTCTTCAGGGAAGCACTTTGAGAAAGAGGAAGATGTACGAGGAATTCCTCAGGAAAGTGTCCATTTTAGGTGAGTTAATTTTTCAAATCGGCCTCATCCCAAAAGTtaaaaatagaagaagaagcagcacgTTACTTGCGTTCTGTGCTGAGATTAAAATAACCTGAAAGAGCATATAAAAATATCCTGGTTCAACCTTTCAAATGAGTTGTTTCTTTTCAGGGTTGTCTGTCATTTCAGCTGACTCCTTTCTTCTGTGTTCTTCCCTTCCTCAGAGTCTCTTGACAAATGGGAGCGTCTGACAGTCGCCGACGCCTTGGAGCCCGTCCAGTTTGAGGACGGACAGAAGATTGTTGTGCAGGGAGAGCCTGGAGATGAGTTCTTCATCATCTTAGAGGTATACACTTGATCACTAACTTtgtctcacatacacacacacttgcctTCAAAACACGCTACGTTTGTCACAATACCTGAATTTTACCTTTTGAACTCGGAAGTTGAATCAGTTCTATAATCGACTGTTGGCCTCGTTACGTCACTTTAGAAAGTGTTAATGCCGTTTCATATTTTCAGCTCTTTCAACTAAAACAACCTATGTGTTGTCTAAACATACGCGCCCTCTTGTGGTGATGTGAAACATTTGCCTCACCCTTAACACGTATTTGATCTTTGAGCTGAAAAGGTAGTCGGTTAACTGATTGGTCgattaac
The genomic region above belongs to Sebastes fasciatus isolate fSebFas1 chromosome 20, fSebFas1.pri, whole genome shotgun sequence and contains:
- the LOC141759116 gene encoding cAMP-dependent protein kinase type I-alpha regulatory subunit isoform X1; its protein translation is MASGSTSSEEERSLRECEQYVQKHNIQQLLKDCIVQLCTSRPDRPMAFLREYFERLEKEEAKQIQNQQKAGSSRSDSRDEEVSPPMNPVVKGRRRRGAFSAEVYTEEDAASYVRKVIPKDYKTMAALAKAIEKNVLFSHLDDNERSDIFDAMFPVTYIAGETVILQGPSCQSTGFGRAFLPRLSDEGDNFYVIDQGEMDVYVNNEWVTSIGEGGSFGELALIYGTPRAATVRAKTNVKLWGIDRDSYRRILMGSTLRKRKMYEEFLRKVSILESLDKWERLTVADALEPVQFEDGQKIVVQGEPGDEFFIILEGSAAVLQRRSENEEFVEVGRLGPSDYFGEIALLMNRPRAATVVARGPLKCVKLDRPRFERVLGPCSDILKRNIQQYNSFVSLSV
- the LOC141759116 gene encoding cAMP-dependent protein kinase type I-alpha regulatory subunit isoform X2; this encodes MASGSTSSEEERSLRECEQYVQKHNIQQLLKDCIVQLCTSRPDRPMAFLREYFERLEKEEAKQIQNQQKAGSSRSDSRDEEVSPPMNPVVKGRRRRGAFSAEVYTEEDAASYVRKVIPKDYKTMAALAKAIEKNVLFSHLDDNERSDIFDAMFPVTYIAGETVILQGDEGDNFYVIDQGEMDVYVNNEWVTSIGEGGSFGELALIYGTPRAATVRAKTNVKLWGIDRDSYRRILMGSTLRKRKMYEEFLRKVSILESLDKWERLTVADALEPVQFEDGQKIVVQGEPGDEFFIILEGSAAVLQRRSENEEFVEVGRLGPSDYFGEIALLMNRPRAATVVARGPLKCVKLDRPRFERVLGPCSDILKRNIQQYNSFVSLSV